The DNA segment ATTGTATCCTGTGACCCCCGCCAGACACGAGCACAGGCGGTGGGACAGAGAACTGTTGACTGTCCCACCCAGGTCTACCCTTCAGCTGTAATGCATGCCTGGAAAGATATGTTTAAATGGGCTTGTCTTATTTTCATAATAAAATGTTTAGATGTTTGAACATGCTGTAGTTTTATTGTTAATTGCATTTCATCATTGTGGCCTACATGGTCAAGTGTGTCGTTGTTGGGTAGCCTAGCGGATAgaccattgggccagtaactgaaaggttgctagtttgaatccccgaactgactAGGTAAATCTGTcaatctgcccttgagcaaggcacttaaccctaattgctccagggtcgctgTCAATAATGTCTGATCCCACGACTTAACCATCGGAGTGtacatgtttgaaacatgaaaAATATAAGCTCCCCTATCTTTAGATAAATAAATGCCACTCAGTCTtaaacagtggtgtaaaaatactttaaagtagttttttggggtatctgtactttactatttatatttttgacaactacattcctaaagaaaataaggtactttttttacttcatacattttccctggcacccaaaagtacttgttacattttcaatgcttagcaggattgtaaaatggtccaattcatacacctatcaagagaacatccctggtcatccctactacctctgatctggcggactcactaaacacaaatgctttgtttgtaaattatgtctgagtgttggaatgtgacCCTGGCTTtgcgtaaattaaaaaaataataataattgtgtagtctggtttgcttaacataAGGAACTTTAAACTattcattattttactttttgatacacaagtatattttagcaactgcatttacttttgataccaaATAGTTTTAGACTTGACTCAAGtataattttactgggtgactttcacttaccttaatagaaaatggctcaagtatcttttacttttactcaagtatgacatttgggtactttttccaccactggtcttACATGAGCGTACCACCACACCAAGTTAAAAGGCTTTAGATCAGTGGTCGCCAACCAGTCAATCCTCAAGGCATTCATAGTTGGTCACCAAACATTTTTGTAGAAAAGTCAACAATAAAAACTTGGTTGGTgaacttgattcagaagccctacTGGGTAAGTCACGTGTGCATATTTTTAACTCATTTATTAGTCTGAAAGACAAACTGCCTACCCGATTGGGAGATCTGTGGCTAAATTGATCTCCCGTGTGGCTTAGTTAGTAGCGCATGGTGCTTACAGTGCCAGGGttgaactcactactgtaagtggctctgcaaaagatcgtctgctaaatgacaaaaatgtaaattgaGTGCGTTTAAGGTGCTGACCAgtcggatagctcaaatcactgCATttgggatgctggctttctaggcagagttcctctgtccagtgtctgtgttctttttcccatcttaatatttttattggccagtctgagatatggctttttctttgcaactctgcctagaaggccaggatCCCGGattcacctcttcactgttgacattgagactggtgttttgctggtactatttaatgaatttgccagttgaggacttgcgaggtgtctgtttctcaaactagacactctaatgtacttgtcgtcttgctcagttgtgcactggggcctcccactctttctattctggttacagCCAGTtagtgctgttctgtgaagggagtagtacacagcattgtacgagatcttcagttttttggcaatttctcacatggaatagccttcatttctcagaacaagaatagactgacgagtttcagaagaaaggtctttctttatagccattttgagcctgtaaacgaacccacaaatgctgatgctccagatactcaactagtctaaaagccagttgtattgcttctttaatcagaacagcagTTTAACTGTATAATTGCaaaaagggttttgtaatgatcaataaccctttcaaaataataaacttggattagctaacacaacgtgccattggaacacaggagtgatggttgctgataatgggcctctacgcctatgtagatattccataaacaatctgccgttttcagctacaatagtcatttacaacattaacaatatatacacagtatttctgataaatttttgAAAAGTTTGCTTTTCGAAAacgaggacatttctaagtgactccaaacttttgaacagtgtatatacagttgaaattggaagtttacataaatgtatttggctaaggtgtttcacaatttttgacatttaatcctagtaagaataccctgtcttaggtcagttaggatcaccactttattttaagaatctgaaatgtcagaataatagtagagagaatgattaatttcagcttttatttctttcatcacattcccagtgggtcagaagtttacatacactcaatgagtatttggtagcattgcctttaaattgtttaacttgggtcaaatgtttcgggtagccttccacaagcttcccacaataagttgagtgaatttttggcccattcctcctgacagagctggtgtaactgagtcaggtttgtaggcctccttgctcacacacgctttttcagttgtgcccacacattttctataggattgaggtcagggctttgtgatggccactccaatactttgactttgttgtccttaagccattttgccacaactttggaagtatgcttgggtcattgtccatttggaagacccatttgtgaccaagctttaacttcctgactgatgtcttgagatgttgcttcaatatatccacataattttccatcctcatgatgccatctattttgtgaagtgcaccagtccctcctgcagcaaagcacccccacaacatgatgctgccacccccgtgcttcacggatggtatggtgttctttggcttgcaagcgtccccctttttcctccatacataatgatggtcattatggccaaacaggtaTATTAATGTTTCATCAGactcagtcaacttagtgtatgtaaacttctgacccactggaattgtgatacagtgaattataagtgaaataatctgtagacaaatgttggaaaaattacttgtgtcatgcacaaagtagatgtcctaaccgacttgccaaaattatagtttgttaacaagacatttgtggagtggttgaaaaacgagttttaatgactccaatatatatatatattacttaaTTACCAAAATGTATACTTTCCCTTAAAAATTTAGAAAATTACAGTCATTGGAGTtaattacagttttttttctgcTGTGTATGAACTTCTTAGGCGGGCAGTCTAAATGGTCATTGTTAGGATGGTTAAACTGTTTGTGTCAAATTAAACGACCAAAACCAACCACAATAGTTCTTGCAAAGTTTTGACTGGATGTTTAGTGTGAAAAAACGTACCCTTTGCAAAACATTTAGCCTGCTGCTAAGAAACAAATTGAGCTATGTTTGGTCTATTTGGGATAATGTGTTAGATGGATGTCTTATTATGCCTGCATGTTAGGAGCGTATGGAGTTATTTTGGGTCTGTTTGGGTTGAGATGTGTATGGTGAGAAATGGTCCCATAGTTGCCCTGTCAAATATTATAACAGAGGCCATGGGTCCTAGTACTACCGGACAGCTGTCAGAGAGGAGAGCTGTCTTCTCAGTGTCAGCTTTTATTATGAGTTCATGCTCATCTGTACCAACAACACTTTGTCATGTCAGGGATTAACACAAAGTCTGCACATCCCCATAATCAGAGGCACAGAGATATTGTACATTGCGTCAGTCATGATCTTTTTTTTCGGGAACACAACACCATTTTTACTGGAACCTCTTATTCATATGACCCCATCCCGCTGCGTGAGCACTGTTCCACTGGAAGCCAAATTATGTGTTGTGCAGATGATGTTGTGCAGACAATTTGtctggtagagtacagtagatagatTTCATCCAGGATTTGTGAGGAAAGGGAATTGATATGATACAGGTATTTATATCTTTGACATTTTGTGTTTGAGTAAATATTTGGTCTGGAAGGGAGCAGACTGGGAAGGCCTCATATATGTAATCTCTTTACACCAAAACACCCCCTTCCTCAGCTGACTCAAGGTACTGCTGTGAAGTTGCAAGGTAAAACGTACTGTAGAGTTGATCCTGTCATTGACATGATGGTTTGTTATGACTTGGAGTTCTTTTTATAATTAAAAACACAGTTTTAAAGCCTTCAGGGCCCAATAACTGGAAATGTTCTGAATTCAATATTTTATTAGACTTGACATTGGACATGTATGTattcaacaaaataaaaaaagaaccATAGTATTGCAGTCCAGCTGCCACCATTCCTTTGCCTATTGTTTTATTTACAGTAAGTTCACCAACAATGAACTGCAGggggtataaaaaaaaaaactacataGAAAATATGTAGAAtgtataatggacctatatattttcaaataactgcAAATAACTATATCAAATAAACTATATCTGTGCGGCCCTCCGTTGAATTTCGAAATCCCGATGTTGGCCTCAAACCGAAAGGTCTGCCCATCCCTGGTTTGAAGCAACATCCGCTACAATATTTAGTGTAAACACCTTTATGCGATGCAAAACATTCACCTCCATTCAGCTCTCCAGCAAAGCAGTTACCAATTGAAACCTATACCACTGGTCCCAGAAAGTGCTTACTCACATCATATAGTTGCAAATAGTTATTAGACAGTTATTTACCGGTACTGGTGTTCAGTGAAATTAACTCAACTGCATAGTCAAACAACAGTTTGAATTTTAGTTCCATTTTAAGCCAATAACAAAATTACTTTGTCTGATCTGCATTGTTTTGTCTCAATCCTCAAAAGCAGGATGCACAAAGttgaatttacattttaaaaatgtaaacgAAAAGCTATTTAGTTATTCACTGTACTTCCTACATTACAGTACTGTTtataaatagtgcactacagcATTGCCATTGACCGCATGGCTCAAATGTGAAATGGTTTTACATTCCATCTAACTACATGGTGTCAGTGCAACATGTAATGTGTGACTGCATAGACAATCCTTCAAAGTGGTTAATCTTAAGACTTGAGATATTTCCCCTCTCCCCTGGCAATGGCACAAAGTTCCTTGTAGAGCTCAGAGTGGATGAAGCGAGGGTACGAGTTGTTCTCCATCAGGCTGAACACCTTCTTCTGGGCCAACAGGAAACACGTCAGGCTGGGCAGACACAGGCTCTGGACGATAGCATCTTTCGTTTGGTAGTCCAGGTTGATCTGCAACCAAATAGACAAGAACACCAATAAGTCTTTGCACATTCAGAGTGATCACACATTGGCATTAGATATAAGTTGGTTGGAAATAAGAAACATAACTATCACTTTATCGTTACCATATTTTTATTATAAGATTGTTGGTTAATATCAGCACTTTAAGAATGACTCCTGAACGTAGTGAAAGGAAAACTCACCTCTTTAGGAGCATCACACTGGATGAACTCTTCATAGATGCTTCTGGCCCTCGAcgacagtttctctagagatgagATGGTCCTGAACTCCTCACAGGCTGTCCAAAACTCTATATTCTCCTCACAGAACTCTGACTTCAGGAAGATCCGAAATGCTGCCTTTCCATCtgcaggagaggagggagggaaggagagagaatgtCAAAGCAGCTCTCAAGCAGTAGAATGTCTTCAAGCTGAGTTGAGAACGGTCAAATATCAACCAATCAGAGGTGCAGTTTAGATCCAACTGTACTTCAAGATGACTCACTTCATTCATATACATTTTCACTCTATAACATTTGTGTCCATTTCATACAGTCATGCTGATATCATAGGAGCTATAAAAGACAGGGTGTGGCATTTACATTTGTGACTCAGGAGTTTGTCAAGTGACTGTGCCCATTGGTTGACTTCATCCACTGTTGGCCTTAGGAAGGAGAGAACAGTCACATTAGAggcctgtagtagtagtagtagtagcagtatacAAGTAGTAAAAACTACTTGTATACTACTACTTGTATATACTACTTGTATACAAATAGTAGTAATTACTGCTTTTAGATACATATATTAAGGTTGATCATTATTAGGATATGGAGCCTTATGGTACTCCCTAATTTACATCCATAATACTACATGATTCAGACCCCTGAGCCTTACCTGTAAGATCTTCTTCTCGCCATGGATTTTGAAGAAGAGGTGATCTTCAAGAGATATCGTATCCTTGTCCTCCAGTTTCTCTTCCTGAAAAAAAAGACGTTTTTTCTGTTAGTATAATTCCATGGGACTGCTATCATTGCTTACAGCTGATTATCAAGGTCATGATAATCAGCTGTAATAACACAAACAAGAATAATTAACTCACTTGATTCCTTTTTTATCAATAGAGAAATCTGACGCCTTCATACAGTCTGTACATGCCATGTCTCTTTCTGATACAACACACTCTCAATATTCTGTGGTAAAACACTGAATATAGCACTGACTATAGCAGTCAAATGAATCTACCTCCCTCTAGAGCAGTCAAAGCACTTTATATTTTCCTTCTGATATCGGCATGCTAGGAAGGCCGGCCTTGAGTAACAGATCTGTAACCTGATTGGCCCACTCTGTGAACAGTTGGCTAACCCATCCGCTGACGGTGAGAGCCTGCGGCAGTAAAGGAAGTGCTAGGGAATGTGATTGGTTGTTTAGTGTAAACGGTTACACTACTGAGAGTGCTTCCATATTTAACTCAAGGTAGGCAAATGACAGAGGCGTACCAAGTCCCCCCAAAACTAAAATATAGTTTAGAGGACCCCCCCTTACACACACATCAGCTCTTATAGAGGCAAATATATTTTATGAACTAATCCAACCTGATCTTATCAAGCAGTGGGAGCCGTTAAGAAAACAATGCATGAAAAGTATGATGAGGTGAACTTAACTTGATGCAATCTGCTTGACAACACAAAGTAAGATGTAAGATGCATACTGATTGGAATGCCATAGCCCATCAAACTCGTTTTCCTACATTCCTGTTTACACTCTATAAATAGAGTCTTAGTTATAAAAATAGTAAGGTGGGAGGAAGTGGTTAGAAATAAATTACTTTAGCTGCCAATCTCCAAGCATATTTGTATAGTCACTGGTCAGGTTTTGAGGGTCAACCAGTTTGTTTTCTGTAAAGATGACCCAAACCCTTTCACCTCTAATCTCTTTAAAAGCCCATAAGGTCGATGTCTGCACCCCGCGGAAGATCTAATTAGCATAACACAACAATCatcataaaaatctgtcagtttaagctagagatatgttttttttgcatgggctgcgtctcaatccactgcatccgtcTATGTCGAACTTCTGCATCTGTGGTGAaaagtgacagagctagagcgatgtttgtcagaccatgagacatcccaaaaatcgatCCTCTCACAAAATTgcctgtagcgtccgaacggtacAAACTATTATGTCCCATCTAGGGAAAGATGAGACCctcacaaacacaatgctctacaACCCTCACAAGTGTcttgggactcatctgaagtcggtacagccgatctaCCAACTTCTGTCtttagcgtccgaacagtttgggctacacaccaAGACccgtctgaaggtcccccagtaccagttgaaaaaatgcaTGTAAGTATATATGGAAACTGTTTATacataaggggttaaatacatgtaatatatgttaaaaaaaacgtttcctgatctttcttatatctgtcagatatagagttgaagtcggaagtttacatacaccttagccaaatacatttaaacaaaaattttcacaattcctgacatttaatccaagtaaaaagtccctgttttaggtcagtttaggtcacattttaagaatgtgaaatgtcagaataatagtagaaagcatgatttatttcagcttttatttctttcatcacattcccagtgggtcagaagtttacatacactcaattaatatttggtaacattgcctttaaattgtttaacatgggtcaaacgtttcgggtagccttccacaagcttcccacaataagttgggtgaattttggccccttcctTCTGACATAGCTgttgtaaccgagtcaggtttgtaggcctccttgctcgcacacgccttttcagttctgcccacaaatgttctatagggtgaggtcagggctttgtgatggccactccaataccttgactttgttgtccttaagccattttgccacaactttggaagtatgcttggggtcattgtccatttggaagacccatttgtgaccaagctttaacttcctgactgatgtcttgagatgttgcttcaatatatccacataattgcttatcctcatgatgccatctattttgtgaagtgcaccagtccctcctgcagcaaagcacccccacaacatgatgctaccacccccgtgcttcaaggttgggatggtgttctttggcttgcaagcctcaccgtttttcttccaaacataacgatggtcattatggccaaaaagttatatttttgtttcatcagaccagaggacatttctccaaaaagtatgatctttgtccccatgtgcagttgcaaaccatagtctgtttttttatgctggttttggagcagtggcttcttccttgctgagcaacctttcaggttatgtcgatataggactcgttttactgtggatatagatacttttgtacctgtttcctccagaatcttcacaaggtcctttgcttttgttctgggattgatttgcacttttcgcaccaaagtatgttcatctctaggagacagaatgtgtctccttcctgagcggtatgatggctgcgtgatcccatggtgtttatacttgcctactattgtttgtacagatggacttggtaccttcaggcatttggaaattgcttccaaggatgaagcagacttgtggaggtctacaatatttttctgagatcttggttgatttattttgattttcctatgatgtcaagcaaagaggaactgcgtttgaaggtaggccttgaaatacatccacaggtacacctccaattgactcaaattatgtcaattagcctatcagaagcttctaaaaccatgacataattttcttgatttttccaagctgtttaaaggcacagtcaacatagtgtatgtaaacttctgacccactggaattgtgatacagtgaattacaagtgaaataatctgtctgtgaacaaatgttagaaaaattacttgtgtcatgcacaaagtagatgtcctaaccgacttgccaaaactatagtttgataacaagaaattcgtggagtggttgaaaaacaagttttaatgactccaacctaagtgtatgtaaactccccacttcaa comes from the Salmo trutta chromosome 4, fSalTru1.1, whole genome shotgun sequence genome and includes:
- the LOC115192346 gene encoding regulator of G-protein signaling 2-like; translated protein: MACTDCMKASDFSIDKKGIKKRNWRTRIRYLLKITSSSKSMARRRSYRPTVDEVNQWAQSLDKLLSHKYGKAAFRIFLKSEFCEENIEFWTACEEFRTISSLEKLSSRARSIYEEFIQCDAPKEINLDYQTKDAIVQSLCLPSLTCFLLAQKKVFSLMENNSYPRFIHSELYKELCAIARGEGKYLKS